The genomic interval AAATATAGCGGTAATTACTCACGCTGGGGGGCCAGCTGTAATGCTTACTGATTCATTATCAAATGGTGGTTTAGCAGTACCGCATATAGATGGTGAAGCAGCAGATGAACTTCTAACAAAATTATTCCCAGGATCTGCAGTTGGTAATCCTATCGATTTTCTTGCAACAGGAACAGCTGAACAACTTGGAATAATCATCGACTATGTTGATCAAAAATTTGATAATATTGACGGAATGGTGGTAATTTTCGGTACTCCGGGACTTTTCGAAGTATATGATGCTTACAAAGTTCTTGATGAGAAAATGAAAGTCTGCAAAAAACCTATCTATCCTGTTTTACCTTCACTTATCACAGCTGGTAAAGAAGTAGAGTTTTTCCTAAATAAAGGTAGAATCAATTTCCCAGACGAAGTTGTTCTTGGTAATGCTCTTTGCAGAGTTTTCAATGGTCCGAAAGTAGTGAAAAATCCAGAATATGCTGAAGTTGATACTCTAAAAATCAGAAATATTATCGAGAGATCAAATATTACTGACGGATACTTACCTCCTCATGAAATAACTGCTCTTCTAGATGCAGCTGGAATTCCAAGAGCTGGTGAAAAAGTTGTTGTTACAAAAGAAGAATGTAGTTCAATTGTGAAAGAGTTTGGATTTCCACTTGTAATGAAAGTTGTAGGACCGGTTCATAAATCTGATGTAGGTGGAGTAGTTCTGAACGTAAAAACAGAAGATCAAGCTATTTCTGAATTTGAAAGACTTATGACAATTAAAGATGCTACAGGTGTTTTGATTCAGCCAATGCTTTCAGGTACAGAACTTTTTGCTGGTGCAAAATTTGAAGATAAATTTGGTCATATGGTTCTTTGCGGAATGGGTGGAATTTTCATTGAAGTTTTAAAAGATACTTCAACATCTCTTGTTCCAGTAAGCAAATGTGAAGCTACGAAGATGATTAAAGATCTTAAGAGCTATAAAATTATAGAAGGTGTAAGAGGGCAAAAGGGCATAGATCAGAAAAAATTCGTAAACGTAATTATGAGATTATCCGCTCTTCTACAAACTGCACCAGAGATTATTGAGATGGATCTAAATCCACTTCTTGGAACTAGCGAACATGTAACTGCAGTGGATGCAAGAATTAGAATTCAAAAATAATTAATGTATGAGGTTGTCTAAAAACTCTTTTAAATTATTTTAGATAAAGTAATAGTAGAGTTCTTAGGACAACCCCATTATAAAACAGACGGAGATAGACTTATGAAAAAGATTATTTTTACGGAAAATGCTCCAAAAGCTATTGGTCCTTACAGTCAGGCTGTTGAAGCAAATGGAACTCTTTACATTTCAGGACAAATTCCTATGAATCCAGTAACAGGAAAAATCGTTGAAGGTGGAATTAAAGAACAAACTGAGCAGGTAATGCAGAATATTAAAGCTATTCTTGAAGCTGCTGGCTACACTTTTGCTGATGTTGTAAAGTCAACTTGTCTTATCGATGATATGAATAATTTTGCAGCGATGAATGAAGTTTATGGCAAATATTATACGGAAAATTCTCCAGCTAGAGCTGCTTATCAGGTTGCAAAGCTTCCTTTGGGTGTTATGGTTGAGATTGAAACTATCGCTGTGAAGTAAGATTTTACGACCAAGAGACGTGTGGAAATACGTCTCTAGGGTAATATAGACTGGAATTAGATATATAAGTAGTGTAAAACAGATTTATCAATCTAATGTTAATTTTGCTTTATGTCTTAATGTATCGTTCATTAGAAACTTATCAATCAAGTCTAATATATTTTTTTTATCATTTTCAGATTCAACTCTTGAATAAAGTTCAAATATAAACTTAACTAAGGACTCAGAATCATAGAATATCTCATTTTTCCTAGTATCTAGATTAGAAATAATGACCATTAGTATTTCAAGAATTTTTCTAAGTAAACTTGTATCTGATCGATATTCTATATTCAAATAAACTATAAAGTTTTTGATATCTCTGTCAATGTGAAGAGTTGAAGCTAACTTTATTATGAACTCAAAATCTCTTTTAATGAAATCTAACCTATTCAATTTTTTAAGATCAAATTCATAAGAATAACTGAAATTCGTTTGATTTTTGATTTTAAGTATAAAATTCTTACAGATATCAACTTTTTCTTGACTCTCCGAATGAAATTCTTGATTAAAGATCTGACGAAAAACACCATCTACCGAATAATTATTTGAACTTACTACTTCATTTAGCTGATCTCTGAAAATTTCTTTATTCTCATTTATATAATAGTAATACAGATACATTCCTAAATCTGCTATGAAAATTGAATCTTCACTGTCTTTTACCATTTTTGAATAATTAACACATTTTCTATATAAGGCATTCAAATACCCAATTGTGATAAAGTTATTTTTGAATAAATAATGAACATATTTTAAACAAAATATTGACATTTGTCCAGTTTTATCTTGATCAAGAATCTTGATTAAAATTTGAGAAAATATAACTTTATCGACTTTAGTGATATTACTTAATGTTCGAAGT from Candidatus Delongbacteria bacterium carries:
- a CDS encoding acetate--CoA ligase family protein — protein: MIAKELINPSSIVVVGGSNDTTKPGGKVLLNLKNSGFKGEIYIINPKEDEVQGLKCYKSVEELPNVDTAIISIPAKLIPGTVDVLANKKNCKGYIVLAGGFSETSHEGKILEDKMVEIINSVDGSLIGPNCIGLLTPYYNGTFTEPAPELDKFGCDFASGSGATAVFILESAIPNGLKFASIYSVGNSPQIGVEEVVKYWDETFDPETSSKVKLLYVENIDKPEMLLKHAKSLVEKGCKIAAVKSGSSEAGSRAASSHTGALASPDKAVDALFRKAGIIRCYGRQDLASVASVFMHKELTGKNIAVITHAGGPAVMLTDSLSNGGLAVPHIDGEAADELLTKLFPGSAVGNPIDFLATGTAEQLGIIIDYVDQKFDNIDGMVVIFGTPGLFEVYDAYKVLDEKMKVCKKPIYPVLPSLITAGKEVEFFLNKGRINFPDEVVLGNALCRVFNGPKVVKNPEYAEVDTLKIRNIIERSNITDGYLPPHEITALLDAAGIPRAGEKVVVTKEECSSIVKEFGFPLVMKVVGPVHKSDVGGVVLNVKTEDQAISEFERLMTIKDATGVLIQPMLSGTELFAGAKFEDKFGHMVLCGMGGIFIEVLKDTSTSLVPVSKCEATKMIKDLKSYKIIEGVRGQKGIDQKKFVNVIMRLSALLQTAPEIIEMDLNPLLGTSEHVTAVDARIRIQK
- a CDS encoding RidA family protein — translated: MKKIIFTENAPKAIGPYSQAVEANGTLYISGQIPMNPVTGKIVEGGIKEQTEQVMQNIKAILEAAGYTFADVVKSTCLIDDMNNFAAMNEVYGKYYTENSPARAAYQVAKLPLGVMVEIETIAVK